The window atcagcgccgtagcctgcggccaccacctgcacacgcccatgttcttcttcctgctcaacctggccctcgctgacctgggctccatctgcaccactgtccccaaagccatgcacaattccctctgggacaccagcaacatctcctacactgcatgtgctgctcagctctttttctttctggtcttcctctcagcagagtttttcctcctgaccgtgatgtgctacgaccgctacgtgtccatctgcaaacccctgcactacgggaccctcctgggcagcagagcttgtgcccacatggcagcagctgcctgggccagtgcctttctcagtgctctcatgcacacggccaatacattttccctgcccctgtgccatggcaatgccctgggccagttcttctgtgaaatcccacagatcctcaagctttCCTGTTcaaaatcctacctcagggaatttgggctcATTGCTGTTAGTGTATGTTTGgcatttggttgttttgtgttcatggttttctcctatgtgcagatcttcagggctgtgctgaggatcccctctgagcagggacggcacaaagccttttccacctgcctccctcacctggctgtggtctccctgttcctcagcactatTATCTTTGCTCACCTAAAGCCCCCCTCTatctcctctccatccctgaaTCTAGCCCTGTCAGTTTTGTattcagtggtgcctccagccctgaactccctcatctacagcctgaggaaccaggagctcaaagCTGCAGTGTGGAGAACGATCTCTGAATGGTTTcggaaacattaaactgctggccaatttctgcatatcacttgtaataaaattaatctttcatacttcttgttggtttcattttggaagttctttttcttttttttagttttttcatATTATCTACAAATAAATGTAATTGTTTgttccatttctcattttgtttctctccaccttccctgtggccacagactgtgtcaatgaggggttatgctcttggtggctttaaatgaactaaaggatctctcccagcagagttttctgcagagatgcccttgtgttgccttctctggagctgcagcagcaatgtctgtgtgcagagctgggggcagatcagtgctggcccagcagctgtgcccagcagcagcagcagcagcacttggtgttgccagtgctgctgccgtggccctgccccgctgccctggtggccctggtgttgctgcagggcctgagtgctctcgaggccgggcacagccctgggggtggcagtgccggggttgcagcagggccaggccatgggcactgctggggcagcgctgacgcctcaggccaggccctgggggctccaggctccttgcccaggctctctcaagaacacggccaggccaatgctcagcacagaaaccccc of the Agelaius phoeniceus isolate bAgePho1 chromosome W unlocalized genomic scaffold, bAgePho1.hap1 SUPER_W_unloc_2, whole genome shotgun sequence genome contains:
- the LOC143692644 gene encoding olfactory receptor 14J1-like, whose amino-acid sequence is MSNSSSIRHFLLLALADTRQLQLLHFCLLLGISLAALLGNGLIISAVACGHHLHTPMFFFLLNLALADLGSICTTVPKAMHNSLWDTSNISYTACAAQLFFFLVFLSAEFFLLTVMCYDRYVSICKPLHYGTLLGSRACAHMAAAAWASAFLSALMHTANTFSLPLCHGNALGQFFCEIPQILKLSCSKSYLREFGLIAVSVCLAFGCFVFMVFSYVQIFRAVLRIPSEQGRHKAFSTCLPHLAVVSLFLSTIIFAHLKPPSISSPSLNLALSVLYSVVPPALNSLIYSLRNQELKAAVWRTISEWFQNNSLPYLFNTADSN